One Artemia franciscana chromosome 15, ASM3288406v1, whole genome shotgun sequence genomic window carries:
- the LOC136036666 gene encoding uncharacterized protein LOC136036666 gives MLDRLGVGLLVASRVISDGLLQIYHRCATTHLSIFRSVVPDSFLCGSDTSILKKGKDLNSCNSCRPITVACILSKLLQYVLLPHIDDFVNYEANQFGFRSGLSCQHAHHVLAQLIKEASRSNYSLHFCTFDIPKAFDSVCHAQAWYAHSQFGVNASVILVLVFKFLFKIKLKEW, from the coding sequence ATGCTAGACAGACTCGGGGTAGGCCTGCTGGTGGCCTCGCGTGTTATATCAGACGGGCTCTTGCAGATTTATCACCGATGTGCTACCACTCATCTGAGCATTTTTAGATCTGTTGTTCCTGATTCATTTTTATGTGGAAGTGATACTTCTatattaaagaaaggaaaagatctAAATTCGTGTAATTCGTGCAGGCCAATTACCGTCGCCTGTATTCTAAGTAAATTATTACAGTATGTTCTACTTCCTCATATCGATGACTTTGTTAATTATGAGGCTAACCAGTTCGGCTTCAGGTCAGGTCTGAGCTGTCAACATGCTCATCATGTTTTAGCGCAACTTATTAAGGAAGCCTCTCGGAGTAATTATAGTCTTCATTTTTGCACCTTTGATATACCTAAAGCATTCGATAGTGTTTGCCATGCTCAAGCTTGGTATGCTCATAGTCAATTTGGTGTGAATGCGTCTGTGATTctggttttggtattcaaattcttatttaaaattaaactcaAGGAATGGTGA